A region of the Candidatus Rokuibacteriota bacterium genome:
CCTCCTGGCGGGAGAACCGGTAGGCGTCGATGTCCAGGGCCTTCACCTTGTGCCCGGCCTTCATGAGGATCGCCCCGATGTAGGCCAACCCCATCGGCAGGATATGGGTCTGGCGGGCATTCGGCGGATAGATGAACAGGAATTCCATGGCCTACCCCCTCTCCGGAGACATCGCCCGGAACGCGTCCCCGGCCATGGCCTCGATGAGGTCCGCCACCCGGACGCTGGAGGCGCCGTCTAGCTTGAACAGGTAGCGGTGGAGATAGTCGTCCCGGCGCTCTGCGAGGCGCTCGGAGAGCCTCAGGTCACTGAAGATCTTGCGGATGACGGGAGCCAGATCCTCGGGCCGGTACACGCCCACGGCGACTCCCGCCTGAACGAAATCCATCCGGTCGGGCCTTGGGGTGAAGTTCATTACGATGAGGGGCTTCCCGAGCAACAGCCCCTCCAGCCCGATCGTCGAGTGGTGCACGATGACCGCGTCACACGCCCGAAGCAGGACCAGCAGGTCACCGAACTGGCTGACGATCACGTTGTCCGCATGGGCCTCCTCTATCAAGTCCTGCAAGCACCGGACGTTCCAGTCCCCCGGGCTCGCCTTGATCACAAGCTGGACGTCAGGGAGTTCCCCCATGGCGTTCAATAGACCTCTGAGATGCGCCGTCCGCTCCTCGTACGAGAAGTAGATGTCGTATGCCTTCACGCCCTTGTTGAACCGGTCAGCCGCGTACAGGGCGATCTTCTTGGACGGGTCGAGCCCGAGGTCCCGGAGCGTCCGCTCGCGGTGGCCATCGGGTGGGAGGAGGAGATACCGGTCGAAGTTGGGCGCTCCTGTGACGACGAGCTTCCGGGGATCGATGCGCCGCTCCGGGTCCACCCCGCACCCGTACTCCAGGTGGATGTCCACACAGCCCTGCCCCCACATCGCTTTGGCCGTCGCGAAGCACGGCTCAAATCCGAGGTAGTGAGGCTGCCGGCTCCCCGAGACCCCATGGCTCAAAACGAGACTCGGCACCCCGACCCGGGCCGCCCCTACGATGCAGGACCGATTGAAATCCCTGGCCTCGTTCCCGGTCACCAGCAGATGGAGTCGCCCGTCACCGGCCAGCCGTTCGACCGCCTCCAGACCTTTGGCGGCCTCGAAGTAGCACCGC
Encoded here:
- a CDS encoding B12-binding domain-containing radical SAM protein, with the translated sequence MEFLFIYPPNARQTHILPMGLAYIGAILMKAGHKVKALDIDAYRFSRQE